A part of Chthonomonadales bacterium genomic DNA contains:
- a CDS encoding DUF1343 domain-containing protein: MPPVEHPPLHGALTGVDVLRLRGFDSLRGRRVGLITNHTGRAVDGVPTASLLHSADDVRLERLFSPEHGLYGVADERVADTVDDTTGLPVCSLYGERLAPTPEHLRGLDDLVFDIQDVGCRFYTYISTLGGALEAAGRAGVRCVVLDRPNPINGMDVEGPVADADRLSFTAWHALPVRHGMTVGELAGLFRAERGIAVEMEVVPCEGWRRADWWDATGIPWVDPSPNMRSLTQAILYPGVGLLETTNVSVGRGTDRPFEVFGAPWMDGRRVWRALCEREVPGASFVPRAFVPSASRFARERCDGVEVLVTDRDRLESVSLGIEVAAALRDVHEDEWRLQEYERLVANRGTLDALRRGAAAADIAVEWRAGVADFRARRRRHLLYPPG, encoded by the coding sequence ATGCCCCCCGTTGAGCACCCGCCGCTTCACGGAGCCCTCACAGGGGTCGACGTGCTGCGTCTGCGCGGCTTCGACTCCTTGCGCGGCAGGCGGGTAGGGCTCATCACGAACCACACGGGCCGCGCCGTCGATGGCGTCCCGACCGCGAGCCTGCTGCACTCCGCCGACGACGTGCGCCTCGAGCGTCTCTTCAGCCCGGAGCACGGCCTGTACGGCGTGGCCGACGAGCGCGTTGCCGACACGGTCGACGACACCACGGGCCTGCCGGTCTGCAGCCTCTACGGCGAGCGCCTGGCGCCCACCCCCGAACACCTGCGCGGCCTCGACGATCTGGTCTTCGACATCCAGGACGTGGGCTGTCGCTTCTACACCTACATCAGCACGCTCGGCGGAGCGCTCGAGGCAGCCGGTCGGGCAGGCGTTCGCTGCGTCGTGCTCGACCGGCCCAACCCGATCAACGGCATGGACGTAGAGGGCCCCGTGGCGGACGCCGACCGGCTCTCGTTCACGGCGTGGCACGCCTTGCCGGTTCGCCACGGCATGACGGTGGGCGAGTTGGCCGGCCTATTTCGCGCCGAGCGTGGCATCGCGGTCGAGATGGAGGTCGTGCCGTGCGAGGGATGGCGCCGCGCCGACTGGTGGGACGCCACCGGTATCCCCTGGGTCGACCCCTCTCCGAACATGCGAAGCCTCACACAGGCCATCCTCTACCCGGGCGTGGGCCTGCTGGAGACGACGAACGTCTCGGTGGGTCGGGGCACCGATCGGCCGTTCGAGGTGTTCGGGGCGCCGTGGATGGACGGGCGGCGCGTGTGGCGCGCGCTGTGTGAACGCGAGGTGCCCGGCGCGTCGTTCGTTCCGCGGGCGTTCGTACCCTCGGCGTCACGCTTCGCGCGGGAGCGATGTGATGGCGTGGAGGTCCTCGTGACGGACCGCGACCGACTGGAGAGCGTCAGCCTGGGCATCGAGGTCGCCGCCGCGCTCCGCGACGTGCATGAGGACGAGTGGCGCCTGCAGGAATACGAGCGGCTCGTGGCGAACCGGGGCACGCTCGACGCGCTTCGGCGCGGCGCCGCCGCGGCGGACATCGCCGTGGAGTGGCGGGCGGGTGTTGCTGATTTCCGTGCGCGCAGGCGCCGCCACCTGCTGTACCCGCCGGGCTGA
- a CDS encoding mismatch-specific DNA-glycosylase: MADPAPPGEGLLPEILAPDLDVIFVGAAPSVCAARSGHYYAGPRNRFWSLLWQAGLTPRLLRADEDSEVLRFGIGLTAIHPGLISTSNALLPEPTEGQRERLRARLVALAPSVVCYNGKDVYRMCTGAEAGAWGPLPERVGAARVFVAHSTSGRADRWGADRLWLFGELRRLVEELRAERPGSPGARPAIQARDP, encoded by the coding sequence ATGGCGGACCCGGCGCCCCCGGGCGAGGGGCTGCTGCCAGAGATCTTGGCCCCCGATCTCGACGTGATCTTCGTCGGCGCGGCGCCGAGCGTCTGCGCGGCGCGAAGCGGCCACTACTACGCCGGGCCGCGCAACCGCTTCTGGTCGCTCCTGTGGCAGGCGGGCTTGACGCCGCGCCTGCTGCGTGCCGACGAGGACTCCGAGGTGCTGCGCTTCGGGATCGGCCTTACCGCGATCCACCCCGGCCTCATCTCTACCAGCAACGCACTGCTCCCCGAGCCCACCGAGGGGCAGCGCGAGCGTCTGCGCGCCCGCCTGGTAGCGCTGGCGCCGAGCGTCGTCTGCTACAACGGCAAGGATGTCTACCGCATGTGCACCGGCGCCGAGGCCGGCGCCTGGGGCCCGCTACCCGAACGCGTGGGGGCCGCGCGTGTGTTCGTTGCGCACAGCACGAGCGGCCGCGCGGACCGCTGGGGCGCCGATCGACTCTGGCTGTTCGGCGAGTTGCGGCGACTGGTGGAGGAGCTGCGCGCGGAGCGCCCCGGATCGCCAGGAGCGCGCCCGGCGATCCAGGCACGCGACCCCTAG
- a CDS encoding 2-oxo acid dehydrogenase subunit E2: MPTDVILPQLGESVAEGQITRWLKQPGDKVAQEEPLVEISTDKVNVELPAPAAGVVRELRAKEGDTVPVETVIAVIDTADADQAAPPDAAAPPEVAADGPITAEAPPRPPEPEAGNGARAVPSEERRHYTPLVRRMAREHGLDLDFLVSSGQLQGTGENGRVTKSDLVSYVSHVTGVLAAPSPAVPPPTVPAPAEAEPTPVARGRVPATPPTVTPSVGPAQESAAAGEPGRADEIVVPFTGMRRMIADHLSRSAFTAPHVTTIAQADVTRLVAFRAANKETWQKEYGLRLTYTPFFVKATADALLAFPMVNATIQGETIVARKYVHMGVAVSLGEGGLIVPVVRNAHLKDLVAVAREVEELAARARGGKLAPADVQGGTFTITNPGVFGAILSTPIINAPQSAILGVEAIQKMPVVREDDTIAIRSMMYLCLSYDHRVIDGETAIRFLQHLRHTLEDFRFFR, from the coding sequence GTGCCTACGGATGTGATTCTTCCCCAGTTGGGAGAGAGCGTGGCCGAGGGACAGATCACGCGCTGGCTGAAACAGCCGGGCGACAAGGTTGCGCAGGAAGAGCCGCTCGTGGAGATCTCCACGGACAAGGTGAACGTCGAGTTGCCGGCCCCCGCCGCCGGCGTGGTCCGGGAGTTACGCGCCAAGGAGGGCGATACGGTGCCCGTCGAGACCGTGATCGCGGTGATCGACACGGCCGACGCCGATCAAGCCGCGCCGCCGGACGCCGCGGCGCCGCCCGAGGTGGCGGCCGACGGTCCGATCACGGCCGAGGCACCGCCCCGCCCGCCCGAGCCGGAGGCCGGCAACGGCGCAAGGGCCGTCCCGTCCGAGGAGCGGCGCCACTACACCCCACTCGTGCGCCGCATGGCCCGCGAGCACGGCCTGGACCTGGACTTCCTCGTCTCCTCGGGGCAACTGCAGGGCACGGGCGAGAACGGACGCGTCACCAAGAGCGACCTCGTCTCCTACGTCTCGCACGTCACCGGCGTGCTCGCCGCGCCTTCGCCCGCGGTCCCGCCGCCCACTGTCCCCGCGCCGGCTGAGGCCGAGCCGACACCCGTCGCGCGCGGCCGCGTTCCCGCGACTCCACCCACCGTCACGCCGTCGGTCGGCCCGGCTCAGGAGTCCGCCGCCGCGGGAGAGCCCGGCAGGGCCGACGAGATCGTCGTGCCGTTCACCGGTATGAGGCGCATGATCGCGGACCACCTCTCGCGCTCCGCCTTCACCGCGCCGCACGTCACCACGATCGCCCAGGCGGACGTCACGCGGTTGGTCGCGTTCCGCGCGGCCAACAAGGAGACCTGGCAGAAGGAGTACGGCCTGCGCCTCACCTATACGCCGTTCTTCGTCAAGGCCACGGCCGACGCGCTCCTGGCCTTCCCGATGGTCAACGCAACGATCCAGGGCGAGACGATCGTGGCGCGGAAGTACGTGCATATGGGGGTGGCCGTCAGCCTCGGCGAGGGTGGGCTGATCGTTCCGGTCGTCCGGAACGCGCACCTGAAGGACCTCGTAGCGGTCGCTCGCGAGGTCGAGGAGCTGGCGGCGCGCGCGCGCGGCGGCAAGCTGGCGCCCGCCGACGTGCAGGGCGGCACGTTCACCATCACCAACCCCGGCGTGTTCGGCGCCATCCTCTCCACGCCCATCATCAACGCGCCGCAGTCGGCCATCCTGGGGGTCGAGGCCATCCAGAAGATGCCCGTGGTGCGCGAGGACGACACGATCGCCATCCGCTCGATGATGTACCTGTGCCTGAGCTACGACCACCGGGTCATCGACGGCGAAACCGCAATCCGGTTCCTGCAGCACCTCCGGCACACTCTGGAGGACTTCCGCTTCTTCCGCTGA
- a CDS encoding TraR/DksA C4-type zinc finger protein has translation MAIDTEGYRKRLLEERERLELERNALDESESMSEELGELTDYDINHPGDIGTEVFEREKEAALEANVQRVLRQVDEALARIEAGTYGKCLQCGRPIAEERLRALPYAAFCIACQTALER, from the coding sequence ATGGCTATCGACACCGAGGGGTACCGCAAGCGGCTTCTCGAGGAACGCGAGCGGCTGGAACTCGAACGGAATGCGCTCGATGAGAGTGAGAGCATGTCGGAGGAGCTCGGCGAGCTTACCGACTACGACATCAACCATCCAGGCGACATCGGCACGGAGGTGTTCGAGCGCGAGAAGGAGGCCGCGCTCGAGGCGAACGTCCAGAGGGTCCTGCGGCAGGTGGACGAGGCGCTTGCCCGCATCGAGGCCGGCACCTACGGGAAGTGCCTGCAGTGTGGCCGGCCGATCGCCGAGGAGCGCCTGCGCGCGCTGCCCTACGCTGCGTTCTGCATCGCCTGCCAGACTGCCCTGGAGCGGTGA
- a CDS encoding alpha-ketoacid dehydrogenase subunit beta, whose product MHQTTYLGAIREGIAEEMRREERVFVLGEDVGVYGGAFKVTDGFHDEFGPERVIDMPIAESAIVGVSIGAALMGMRPVAEMQFMDFISCGFDQIVNEAATYRYRYGGACSVPMVVRGPSGGNIHGGLFHSQSREAWFTQVAGLKVVMPATAYDAKGLIKAAIRDNNPVIFFEHKYLYRRVKENIPDEEYIVPLGKARVASAGTDITVVTWGAMVSLCQAAAELLEEDDIDLEVIDIRTMVPLDTETILESVRKTNRVMVVHEASRTGGFGGEIAAILAEQAFDSLDAPIVRIASADTHVPFSPPLERFYLPSVTDVVEAARKLARY is encoded by the coding sequence ATGCACCAAACCACCTACCTGGGAGCGATCCGCGAGGGCATCGCCGAGGAGATGCGCCGTGAAGAGCGCGTCTTCGTCCTCGGAGAGGACGTCGGCGTCTATGGCGGCGCCTTCAAGGTGACCGACGGTTTCCACGACGAGTTCGGCCCGGAGCGCGTCATCGACATGCCGATCGCCGAGTCGGCCATCGTCGGAGTGTCGATCGGCGCCGCGCTGATGGGCATGCGGCCCGTGGCCGAGATGCAGTTCATGGACTTCATCTCGTGCGGCTTCGACCAGATCGTCAACGAGGCCGCAACCTACCGCTACCGCTACGGAGGCGCCTGCTCCGTGCCGATGGTGGTCCGCGGGCCGAGCGGCGGCAACATCCATGGCGGGCTGTTCCACTCACAGTCGCGCGAGGCCTGGTTCACCCAGGTCGCCGGGCTCAAGGTCGTCATGCCCGCCACCGCCTACGACGCCAAGGGCCTTATCAAGGCCGCCATCCGCGACAACAACCCCGTCATCTTCTTCGAGCACAAGTACCTCTACCGCCGCGTCAAGGAGAACATCCCGGACGAGGAGTACATCGTCCCGCTCGGCAAGGCGCGCGTCGCCAGCGCAGGCACCGACATCACCGTGGTCACCTGGGGCGCCATGGTCTCTCTCTGCCAGGCGGCCGCGGAGCTGCTTGAGGAGGACGACATCGACCTGGAGGTCATCGACATCCGCACGATGGTGCCGCTCGACACGGAGACGATCCTGGAGAGCGTGCGAAAGACCAATCGGGTCATGGTCGTGCACGAGGCGTCGCGCACGGGGGGATTCGGCGGCGAGATCGCCGCGATCCTGGCGGAGCAGGCCTTCGACAGCTTGGATGCCCCGATCGTGCGCATCGCGAGCGCCGACACCCACGTGCCGTTCAGCCCCCCGCTCGAGCGCTTCTACCTGCCGAGCGTGACCGACGTCGTCGAGGCGGCGCGCAAGCTCGCGCGCTACTGA
- a CDS encoding sugar phosphate isomerase/epimerase — translation MAEPTAAIQLIVFGERNHSDIAGVLRDVAAAGFPAIEAGNLFTSYGESPIRRLLDENGLRPSGAHFGYGDYAEEARLADNVAYCKAMGIRDMMCSGVSDSKSAEGYRASCELFNRVGKRLRDEGLVFNYHNHAWEFEDLGGVNGMQILSRDTDPDLVKFNIDVFWVTVGGEDPARFIAEHAARAGYYHFKDGRKHADGSVEFLELGRGVVDLKGSMAAARKAGVEWVVAEQDRTALPHAESVQISRRYMRDELGI, via the coding sequence ATGGCAGAACCTACCGCCGCCATCCAGTTGATCGTGTTCGGCGAGCGCAACCATTCCGACATCGCCGGGGTCCTGCGCGACGTGGCCGCCGCCGGGTTTCCGGCCATCGAGGCCGGCAACCTGTTCACCAGCTACGGGGAGAGCCCGATTCGCCGGTTGCTCGACGAGAACGGCCTGCGACCGTCCGGCGCCCACTTCGGCTACGGCGACTACGCCGAGGAGGCAAGGCTCGCCGACAACGTCGCCTACTGCAAGGCGATGGGCATCCGTGACATGATGTGTTCCGGCGTCTCAGATAGCAAGTCGGCCGAAGGCTACCGCGCCTCCTGCGAGCTTTTCAACCGCGTCGGGAAGCGCCTGAGGGACGAGGGCCTGGTCTTCAACTACCACAACCACGCCTGGGAGTTCGAGGACCTGGGCGGGGTCAACGGGATGCAGATCCTCTCCCGCGACACTGACCCCGACCTCGTGAAGTTCAACATCGATGTCTTCTGGGTCACCGTCGGCGGCGAGGACCCGGCACGGTTCATCGCCGAGCACGCGGCGCGCGCAGGCTACTACCATTTCAAGGATGGGCGCAAGCACGCCGACGGGAGCGTGGAGTTCCTGGAACTCGGCCGCGGGGTGGTCGACCTGAAGGGCTCGATGGCCGCCGCCCGCAAGGCGGGAGTCGAGTGGGTGGTGGCGGAGCAGGACCGCACGGCGCTGCCGCACGCGGAGTCGGTCCAGATCAGCCGTCGGTACATGCGCGACGAGCTCGGCATCTAG
- the lspA gene encoding signal peptidase II, which yields MASLRFYAVVAAIVCADQVSKWAVMGALTYGESRPIVPGWLSLTPTQNTGGAFSLLQARNGVFIVVALVAAAALGLAYHRFQRRDLWASAGIALALGGALGNLVDRMRLGYVQDFFNIHSAAGRNLWPVFNIADSAISVGILLLAWRIACGGPAAGADRRADPAPDAPEAPGRLRT from the coding sequence ATGGCCTCGCTGCGCTTCTACGCGGTCGTGGCGGCCATCGTCTGCGCGGATCAGGTCTCCAAGTGGGCAGTGATGGGGGCGCTGACCTACGGCGAAAGCCGGCCGATCGTGCCGGGCTGGCTCTCGCTCACTCCCACCCAGAACACCGGCGGCGCCTTCAGCCTGCTGCAGGCGCGCAACGGGGTTTTCATCGTGGTGGCGCTGGTCGCCGCCGCCGCGCTCGGGTTGGCCTACCACCGGTTCCAGCGCCGGGACCTGTGGGCGAGCGCCGGTATCGCGCTCGCGCTGGGCGGCGCGCTTGGCAACTTGGTGGACCGAATGCGCCTGGGCTACGTTCAGGACTTCTTCAACATCCACAGCGCTGCCGGCCGTAACCTGTGGCCGGTCTTCAACATCGCCGACTCGGCCATTAGCGTCGGCATTCTGCTGCTCGCGTGGCGCATCGCGTGCGGAGGCCCCGCCGCGGGCGCCGACCGCCGCGCCGATCCGGCGCCGGACGCGCCCGAGGCACCCGGCCGCCTGCGCACGTGA
- the lgt gene encoding prolipoprotein diacylglyceryl transferase, whose amino-acid sequence MHPILFKLGPITVRSYGVLILVGFLLALWYAMAAARRRMAGRAPGAPGVVTPEHVFDAAVVGLPIGILGTRLLYVALNWGAFRDDPLSAFKLWEGGLSFMGAFLAFFYLAWYCRKHRLSFLEMADLTAPGFALAYAFGRIGCFLNGCCYGHPCELPWAVRFPDEHTAGMLTPPSHPAQLYATLINLAMFVVLDRWSRVTTRRGELLTGYLLLYCAYRFVIEEFRRGATAAVYAFGLTQAQLFCAAAIPVLVLALWRIRARPAPVTAGEVSAEVSRSG is encoded by the coding sequence ATGCACCCCATCCTCTTCAAGCTCGGCCCCATCACGGTCCGCTCCTACGGCGTTCTGATCCTCGTCGGGTTTCTGCTCGCGCTCTGGTACGCGATGGCCGCTGCGCGCCGGCGTATGGCCGGGCGCGCGCCGGGCGCGCCGGGAGTGGTCACCCCGGAGCACGTCTTCGACGCCGCCGTGGTCGGCCTCCCGATCGGCATCCTAGGCACTCGCCTGCTGTACGTGGCCCTGAACTGGGGAGCGTTCCGCGACGACCCGCTGTCGGCGTTCAAGCTGTGGGAGGGCGGCCTCTCGTTCATGGGGGCGTTCCTGGCCTTCTTCTACCTCGCGTGGTACTGCCGCAAGCACCGCCTCTCGTTCCTCGAGATGGCCGATCTGACGGCGCCGGGCTTCGCGCTCGCCTACGCGTTCGGGCGCATCGGCTGCTTCCTCAACGGGTGCTGCTACGGCCATCCGTGCGAGCTGCCCTGGGCCGTGCGGTTCCCGGACGAGCACACAGCCGGGATGCTGACGCCTCCCAGCCACCCCGCGCAGCTGTACGCCACGCTCATCAACCTGGCGATGTTCGTGGTGCTGGACCGCTGGAGCCGCGTCACCACACGGCGCGGCGAGCTGCTGACCGGCTATCTGCTGCTCTACTGCGCCTACCGGTTCGTGATCGAGGAGTTCCGCAGGGGGGCGACCGCGGCCGTCTACGCCTTCGGTCTGACGCAGGCGCAGCTCTTCTGCGCTGCGGCGATCCCGGTGCTGGTGCTCGCACTGTGGCGCATTCGCGCGCGTCCCGCGCCCGTGACCGCCGGGGAGGTCTCGGCGGAGGTGTCGCGGAGTGGCTAG
- a CDS encoding thiamine pyrophosphate-dependent dehydrogenase E1 component subunit alpha, which yields MNAKTPARSQRRAPSVADGRDARRDRDLLYGLYRQLWRVRHFEESIGRLNKQGKILGGVYSGRGQEAIVVGTIYGLRRDDKVAPVHRDMGAFLVKGMSARQMMSQIMARASAPSRGKDSWTHTGDLEIGVIGSTSMLASSMPIAAGVALAGRMLGRDSVAVCYFGEGSTARGDFHEALNFAGIHRIPCVWICENNQYAYSTPPALESAVPFYKKGEAYGMPSCAIDGNDVLEVYDTTMAAVERARRGEGGTFVECVTYRMDGHSEADQANYRDRAEVERWAEKDPIGRYRRYLLDHGFDEADLPEPPPDVVQEVRDAVEFAQNSPLPEGHEAAEDLFDESAGVTHWATPYPNYVRTPWLGR from the coding sequence TTGAACGCCAAGACGCCCGCTCGGTCGCAGCGCCGGGCCCCGTCCGTCGCGGACGGCCGGGACGCCCGTCGCGACCGCGACCTGCTGTACGGACTCTACCGGCAGCTCTGGCGTGTGCGCCATTTCGAGGAGAGCATAGGGCGCCTCAACAAGCAGGGCAAGATTCTGGGCGGCGTCTACTCGGGACGCGGGCAGGAGGCCATCGTCGTTGGCACCATCTACGGTCTGCGGCGCGACGACAAGGTCGCCCCCGTCCATCGTGACATGGGGGCCTTCCTCGTTAAGGGCATGAGCGCGAGGCAGATGATGTCGCAGATCATGGCGCGCGCCAGCGCCCCCTCCCGCGGTAAGGACTCCTGGACCCATACCGGCGACCTTGAGATTGGCGTCATCGGGTCCACCTCCATGCTCGCCTCCTCGATGCCAATTGCGGCGGGCGTCGCCCTCGCCGGGCGGATGCTCGGGCGCGACAGCGTGGCCGTCTGCTACTTCGGCGAGGGCTCGACGGCCCGCGGCGACTTCCACGAAGCGCTCAACTTCGCCGGCATCCACCGCATCCCTTGCGTCTGGATCTGCGAAAACAACCAGTACGCTTACTCCACCCCTCCCGCCCTTGAGTCGGCCGTCCCGTTCTACAAGAAGGGCGAGGCCTACGGCATGCCAAGCTGCGCGATCGACGGCAACGACGTGCTGGAGGTCTACGACACCACCATGGCCGCCGTCGAGCGCGCGCGCCGGGGAGAGGGGGGGACGTTCGTGGAGTGCGTCACCTACCGAATGGACGGCCACAGCGAGGCGGACCAGGCGAACTACCGCGACCGCGCGGAGGTGGAGCGCTGGGCAGAGAAGGACCCCATCGGCCGCTACCGGCGCTACCTGCTCGATCACGGCTTCGACGAGGCGGACCTCCCGGAGCCGCCCCCCGACGTCGTCCAGGAGGTGCGCGACGCCGTCGAGTTCGCGCAGAACAGCCCCCTGCCAGAAGGGCATGAGGCTGCCGAGGACCTGTTTGACGAGTCCGCCGGCGTTACGCACTGGGCCACACCATACCCCAACTACGTGCGTACGCCCTGGTTGGGCCGCTAG
- a CDS encoding family 10 glycosylhydrolase, translated as MRTTRTVVAAAAMLALLAGGARTQEIRAFWADAFNEGARTRVEIDTLLQRLRTAHCNAIFAQMRKGGDAYYQSRYDPWASDDPGRVDALAYLVERAHALTPRIQVHAWLNTCAVGRTHGNPWHIAALHPEWLSLSDKGEDYDREATKVDPGNPDAADWTARVYLDVLRHYDVDGVHFDFVRYGGANWGYNPVSVARFNARHGRRGQPAAADPLWKQWRRDQVTAIVRKVYALGAVLKPRAAMSAATITWGAGPRDEADWNGKSAAMNRVFQDWRAWMREGILDLNCLMAYYSERRYPGWFRDWLNWSKDNQYGRWAVPGTGAWLNTIPDTLHQIAAVREPSARGNRAKGGVLLYSYAGTNAAPDGGERTYDPALYAALSTPSPAEPAPPFAAPAEAPVVPWKLRPRLGHLMGFVLTSASLDPIDGARVTVRGRGRARRLEADGTGFWAAIDLPPGRYQVDVEAPGYTRSSASAVVLAGTSVAVNRFLGSASTAMLDRVADAAMLPAGAPVRLRSALVVGGTDVFPGRLYVADDPALGPLLRVDLAAAPVVAFQPGDIVALQGLMGGEGGERAVIGAAARLVGMRAPWDERAGPLPAAGGANPCLASVEGRVVDSAPGLAILEVTEGARPGTRVEVVLVGRKLPGVEDVETALPAPPTGQYAHVTGLLTATPRAGGDPLLRLRPRVPEEVVYLPMPLAARVSGAARWLAVPALFGVIAWQRRRHAPR; from the coding sequence ATGAGAACCACCCGCACGGTTGTGGCCGCGGCCGCGATGCTCGCCCTGCTCGCGGGCGGCGCGCGCACCCAGGAGATCCGCGCCTTCTGGGCCGACGCCTTCAACGAGGGGGCCCGTACCCGCGTGGAGATCGACACCCTCTTGCAGCGCCTGCGGACGGCCCACTGCAACGCGATCTTCGCCCAGATGCGCAAGGGCGGCGACGCCTACTATCAGTCACGCTACGACCCCTGGGCCTCCGACGACCCGGGCCGCGTCGACGCGCTGGCCTACCTGGTGGAACGCGCCCACGCACTCACCCCGCGCATACAGGTCCACGCCTGGCTGAACACCTGCGCGGTAGGCCGCACGCACGGCAACCCGTGGCACATCGCCGCGCTACACCCGGAGTGGCTGAGTTTGTCGGACAAGGGCGAGGACTACGACCGCGAGGCCACCAAGGTGGACCCGGGCAACCCGGATGCCGCCGACTGGACCGCGCGCGTCTACCTTGACGTGCTGCGCCATTACGATGTCGACGGCGTCCACTTCGACTTCGTGCGCTACGGGGGCGCCAACTGGGGCTACAATCCGGTTAGCGTGGCCCGGTTCAACGCGCGTCACGGCCGCCGTGGGCAGCCCGCGGCCGCCGATCCGCTGTGGAAGCAATGGCGGCGCGACCAGGTGACCGCCATCGTGCGCAAGGTCTACGCCCTCGGCGCGGTCCTGAAGCCGCGCGCCGCGATGTCGGCGGCCACCATCACTTGGGGCGCCGGCCCGCGCGATGAGGCCGACTGGAACGGGAAGTCGGCAGCGATGAACCGAGTGTTCCAGGACTGGCGCGCCTGGATGAGGGAGGGGATCCTCGACCTGAACTGCCTGATGGCCTACTACTCCGAGCGCCGCTACCCAGGCTGGTTTCGCGATTGGCTCAACTGGTCAAAGGACAACCAATATGGGCGCTGGGCGGTGCCGGGCACTGGCGCCTGGCTGAACACGATCCCGGACACGCTCCACCAGATCGCGGCGGTCCGCGAACCGAGCGCGCGCGGCAATCGCGCGAAGGGCGGCGTGCTCCTCTACTCCTACGCCGGCACCAACGCGGCTCCCGACGGCGGCGAGCGCACCTACGATCCGGCTCTGTACGCTGCTCTCTCCACCCCATCGCCGGCCGAGCCGGCACCGCCTTTCGCCGCCCCGGCTGAGGCGCCGGTGGTGCCCTGGAAGCTGCGGCCGCGTCTGGGCCACCTGATGGGCTTCGTTCTGACCTCGGCGAGCCTCGATCCCATCGACGGCGCGCGCGTCACCGTTCGCGGCCGAGGCCGCGCGCGCCGCCTGGAGGCCGATGGCACCGGGTTCTGGGCAGCCATCGACCTGCCGCCCGGACGCTACCAGGTGGATGTGGAGGCGCCGGGATACACCCGGAGCAGCGCGTCCGCGGTTGTCCTCGCCGGCACGTCCGTGGCCGTCAACCGGTTCCTCGGGAGCGCGTCCACAGCCATGCTGGACCGGGTCGCCGACGCCGCGATGCTGCCGGCAGGAGCGCCCGTGCGCCTGCGATCGGCGCTCGTGGTCGGCGGGACCGATGTGTTCCCGGGCCGCCTCTACGTGGCCGATGACCCGGCGCTCGGGCCGCTGCTACGCGTGGACCTTGCCGCGGCGCCCGTGGTGGCGTTCCAACCCGGCGACATCGTGGCCCTCCAGGGCCTGATGGGTGGCGAGGGCGGCGAGCGGGCCGTGATCGGGGCGGCCGCCCGCCTGGTCGGTATGCGCGCTCCCTGGGACGAGCGGGCGGGGCCGCTGCCCGCCGCCGGCGGCGCGAACCCGTGCTTGGCCTCGGTCGAAGGCCGGGTCGTCGACTCCGCGCCCGGGCTGGCCATCCTGGAGGTCACCGAAGGCGCTCGGCCGGGTACCCGCGTGGAGGTGGTTCTCGTCGGCCGCAAGCTGCCCGGCGTGGAGGACGTGGAGACGGCCCTGCCGGCCCCGCCAACTGGGCAGTACGCGCACGTGACGGGCCTCCTGACGGCGACGCCGCGCGCAGGCGGCGACCCGCTCCTGAGACTGCGGCCGCGCGTGCCCGAGGAAGTCGTCTACCTTCCGATGCCCCTGGCCGCGCGAGTCTCGGGGGCAGCGCGCTGGCTCGCGGTTCCGGCCCTCTTCGGCGTGATCGCGTGGCAACGAAGGCGCCATGCCCCCCGTTGA